Proteins from a single region of Paraglaciecola sp. T6c:
- a CDS encoding YacL family protein, which yields MDYQFIRNDRAEPAAIFEMGAETLGLWFSEELGRDRQKIKHLLDVIQQLEHKDIEQYALQGREFNMDLTRDEIEVYAAITRDEGEIDIPEDTELYDQESICGCGLEDFKEVLLSWQQFVGRM from the coding sequence ATGGATTATCAATTTATTCGCAATGATCGCGCAGAGCCTGCCGCCATTTTTGAAATGGGAGCGGAAACGCTCGGCTTATGGTTCAGTGAAGAGCTCGGTCGAGATCGCCAGAAAATAAAGCACTTGTTGGATGTTATTCAGCAATTAGAACACAAAGACATTGAGCAATATGCGTTGCAAGGGCGTGAATTCAATATGGATTTAACGCGAGATGAGATAGAAGTTTACGCGGCCATAACCCGAGATGAAGGCGAAATTGATATTCCTGAAGACACCGAATTATACGATCAGGAATCTATCTGCGGTTGCGGCTTAGAAGACTTCAAAGAAGTCCTGTTATCATGGCAACAATTTGTAGGCAGAATGTAG
- a CDS encoding M48 family metallopeptidase encodes MKYLAAYPGHLQDKIEQLLEQDKLKDYLLKCYPHAHDVSNDNALRQYVMGLKNRFMRKSAPLSKIAFDPKIHVVNHALGLHTYVSRVQGAKLKSKNELRVSTLFKRVPEPFLNMIVVHELAHLKEKDHNKAFYQLCLHMLPDYHQLEFDLRVYLTQIEARGDIF; translated from the coding sequence ATGAAGTACTTAGCTGCATACCCTGGACACCTGCAAGACAAAATAGAGCAGCTCCTTGAGCAAGATAAATTAAAAGACTATTTGCTCAAATGCTATCCCCATGCGCATGACGTGAGCAACGACAATGCATTACGGCAATATGTTATGGGCCTAAAGAACCGTTTTATGCGTAAGTCTGCACCGCTTAGTAAAATCGCATTTGATCCAAAAATACATGTGGTTAACCATGCGTTAGGTTTACACACGTATGTTTCACGGGTGCAGGGCGCGAAACTCAAAAGCAAGAATGAGCTTCGCGTGAGTACGCTATTCAAACGTGTTCCAGAGCCCTTCCTCAATATGATTGTAGTGCACGAATTAGCACACCTAAAAGAGAAAGATCACAACAAAGCATTCTATCAACTATGTTTACATATGCTGCCGGATTACCACCAATTGGAATTTGATCTGCGAGTTTACTTAACTCAGATCGAAGCCCGGGGCGACATTTTTTAA
- a CDS encoding VF530 family DNA-binding protein: MTVQKNNPLHGLTLQHIVETLVEKLGWERMHEQVKINCFKSDPSVKSSLKFLRKTPWARAKVEELYLYTTRSKSSSPKKTVQAPASTGEFVWPEPKK, translated from the coding sequence ATGACAGTTCAAAAAAACAATCCCTTGCACGGCTTAACCTTGCAACACATAGTGGAAACACTGGTCGAAAAGCTAGGTTGGGAGCGAATGCACGAGCAAGTAAAAATCAATTGTTTCAAAAGCGATCCAAGCGTTAAATCAAGCTTAAAGTTTTTACGCAAAACGCCTTGGGCTAGAGCCAAAGTCGAAGAGCTTTATTTGTATACCACTAGAAGCAAATCTTCATCCCCTAAGAAAACCGTTCAAGCGCCCGCTTCTACTGGTGAATTTGTTTGGCCTGAGCCTAAAAAGTAG
- a CDS encoding SpoVR family protein: MKNTQADVQHKQTSDVLSDGPDWTFELLTEYEQEIDRVAKHYGLDIYPNQIEIITAEHMMDAYASIGMPVNYAHWSYGKKFIQSEQNYRRGQMGLAYEIVINSDPCIAYLMEENTMPMQALVIAHACYGHNSFFKNNYLFKAWTDASSIINYLLFAKNYVAKCEQKYGVSEVENVLDSCHALMNFGVDRYKRPQKISMQIERERQQNREQHIQSQVNELWRTLPKSEAKSSEPNRRFPSEPQENVLYFIEKNAPLLEPWQRELVRIVRKVSQYFYPQKQTQVMNEGWACFWHYHILNHLYDEGKLTDKFMLEFLHSHTNVVAQPAYNQPNYSGLNPYALGFNMFMDIKRICQSPTDEDRQWFPEIAGKDWLETVHFAMQNFKDESFISQFMSPKLMRDFKFFAIEDDEQNAFLDVSAIHDEAGYHAIREKLSAQYNLSNLEPNIQVYDVDSRGDRSLTLSYLPQNGVPLADSQHKVLKHLHHLWGFSVKLEQIDEHGSRQTLATYPDQPVENSQPLTGIII, translated from the coding sequence GCTTTTGACCGAATACGAACAAGAGATTGATCGCGTAGCGAAACATTATGGCTTAGACATTTATCCCAACCAGATAGAAATTATTACCGCTGAACACATGATGGATGCCTACGCGAGTATCGGTATGCCGGTTAATTACGCCCATTGGTCTTATGGCAAGAAATTTATTCAATCAGAGCAAAATTATCGCCGCGGCCAAATGGGATTGGCCTACGAAATCGTTATTAATTCAGACCCTTGCATCGCCTATCTAATGGAAGAGAACACCATGCCTATGCAAGCACTGGTAATAGCCCATGCTTGTTACGGCCATAACTCGTTTTTCAAAAACAACTATCTTTTCAAAGCATGGACAGACGCTAGCTCTATCATAAACTACTTATTATTTGCCAAAAATTATGTGGCTAAGTGCGAACAAAAATATGGTGTGAGTGAAGTCGAGAATGTGCTCGACTCTTGTCATGCGTTGATGAATTTCGGCGTTGACCGCTACAAACGGCCGCAGAAAATATCCATGCAGATCGAGCGGGAGCGCCAGCAAAATCGTGAGCAACATATCCAATCTCAAGTGAATGAATTATGGCGTACCTTGCCCAAGTCTGAAGCTAAAAGCAGTGAACCTAATCGAAGGTTCCCTTCTGAGCCACAAGAAAATGTGCTCTATTTTATCGAAAAGAACGCCCCCTTGTTGGAACCTTGGCAACGAGAATTAGTACGTATCGTGCGTAAAGTATCTCAGTATTTTTACCCACAAAAACAGACGCAGGTTATGAACGAGGGGTGGGCCTGCTTTTGGCATTACCATATACTTAACCATCTCTACGATGAGGGTAAACTCACAGATAAGTTTATGCTCGAGTTTTTACACAGCCATACCAATGTGGTGGCACAACCGGCATATAATCAACCGAATTATTCAGGCCTCAATCCATATGCACTCGGCTTCAATATGTTTATGGACATAAAGCGCATTTGCCAATCACCCACTGATGAAGACCGCCAATGGTTTCCTGAAATTGCAGGCAAAGATTGGTTGGAAACAGTCCACTTCGCTATGCAAAACTTTAAGGATGAAAGCTTTATCAGTCAGTTTATGTCACCAAAGCTAATGCGTGATTTTAAGTTTTTCGCCATTGAAGATGATGAACAAAACGCGTTTCTCGATGTTTCCGCCATTCATGACGAAGCCGGTTATCACGCCATCAGAGAGAAGCTATCCGCGCAATATAACTTGAGTAATCTTGAGCCAAATATACAAGTGTATGATGTAGACTCCCGAGGCGACCGCTCTTTAACCTTGTCATATTTACCACAAAACGGTGTTCCACTGGCTGACAGCCAACATAAAGTGTTAAAGCATCTACATCATTTGTGGGGATTTTCTGTTAAATTAGAGCAAATAGACGAACACGGTTCACGGCAAACACTTGCTACCTACCCGGATCAGCCGGTAGAGAATTCACAACCCCTAACAGGCATCATAATTTAG